DNA sequence from the Antarctobacter heliothermus genome:
ACGCGCGGACGGGTACGTTTGGCACCTGAAAGGGCCAGAGATGGAGGCTGCGCAATTGGATTGCACGGGGCCCTTGGGGGGGAATCCCCGCACCGCATCGACGCTATCGGTCTGGCGCGATCTGGCCGCGCTGGAGCATTTTGTTTGGAAAACAGTCCACAAACGCTTTTACGATCGGCGGGCCGAATGGTACGGGCCGCAAACGGCATGGGGTGGTGTGCGGCTGGTGATGTGGTGGGTTCCACATGGGCATATCCCCACGATCACAGAGGCAGCCGCGCGTCTGACCCAGTTGGCACGGGACGGTGACAGCGACACGGCCTTTGGCTGGGACTACGCCCGGTCGACCTGGGGAGGGGCGGCATGACTCAATATCTGGCGGAACTGAACATCGGACGGTTGCTGGCTCCGACGGATGATCCCCGCGTGGCGGAATTCATGGCGAATCTTGACCGCATCAACGGGCTGGGCAAGCGGATGCCGGGCTTTGTCTGGATGATGGAAGGGGCAGGAGAGCCGGGGACCGGGAACACCGAAAACGCCATCGGCGATGACCCGCAGTTTGTCGCCAACCTGACGGTCTGGGAAGACGTCGAAGCCTTGGAAAGGTTTGTCTGGGGTACTCTGCACAAGCAGTTTTATCAACGCCGGGCGGAGTGGTTCGAACTGATGGGCGACCAGCATTTTGTCATGTGGTGGATTCCGGCAGGACATCGCCCAACGCTGCAAGAGGGGCTGGCGCGGCTTGACCTCCTGCGGCGCAACGGGGACAGTGACGACGCGTTTGGCTGGACGCATCTGGCCGAGGCCCGGATGTGGCGCTCTGGGCTGTGCGCATCCGAGGCGAGCTAAAAAACAGGACGGGACATGAAATGGATTTTGGGGACGGCAGTGCTTGTCGCGGCGCTGGCGCCGATGGCGCAGGCGGAAACCGTGCGTTCTAAGAGCTTTGTTGCGGACATCCAGCGCCGCGCGGTGAATATCCAGGCGCGCGACGGCACAGGCTCGACTCCGGCGGCGCAAGTCTATGTAAGCGTGAAAACCGTGGCGGGCGCGGCCCCGGCGCAGGGACAGATCAAGGCGGCAGGTGCCTTTGCTGCAAAGGCGGGGTGCCGCGACGGTCAGGCATTGGCCACGATCATGGCGGGCGTGACGACATCGGCCGCAGACTTTGAAGTGCTCTGCCGGGGAGGCCAATAAGATGATGGTTCGTGTGATTTGCATTCTGGCCGTTGCGGCCACGTTAGGCGGCTGTGAGCGGGCGGGTATGTTCAAGAGAAACGCCCCGGTTTTCGACGGAGAACGGTTCCGCACCACTGCAAAGTCTGAACGCAAGAATCGGCAGGATTTTGTGATAAACGTGAGCGGTGTGTCCAAGTCGATGAAAGGCGCAATCGCCGCCGGGGAGTACAAAGCGGTGCAACATTGCATCGAGTTCTTCGGCACATCCGAGATCGACTGGATCGTCGGCCCCGATACCGATCCGCAGGCGCTGGTGGTTACGGGCGACAATATCACCTTCCGGGGGACTTGCCGCGACATCTGACCGGCAATGTCCCGCGCAAGGCGCGTCGAAACCCGCCGAAATTGGCAGGCAGTGGGAGTGGATATTGAATATCCGGACCTGATGACCCCACTTCGGGGTCAATAGTTTCAATACGGAGTCTCGCGCATGCGTCTGTTTCTTACCCCGATCCTCTGCCTGACCCTTGCCACGCCGGTCTGGGCAAAGACGCCACTCAACCAAGTGTCAGAAATTGATGACGGCCTGATGGCGATCGCCATTGCCGACGAGATTCGGAAGAACTGCAATGACATCAGCGCACGGATGATTCGGGCCTATCGCCAGATTCAGGCGCTGGAAAAGCGTGCAAAGGCGTTGGGGTACTCCGACGATGAGATTGACACCTACGTCAACTCCTCCGCCGAAAAGAAGCGGATGCGCAAGAAGGCGGAAACCTGGTTGGCCTCAAAGGGCGTCGCCGCGTCCGATGAAAAGGCGCTTTGCAAGTTTGGTCGGGACGACATCGCGCGCGGCGGGCCGGTGGGTTTCTTCCTGCGCTGAGTCGCCGCCATCCTCTGATCAGAGGTAACGTACTCAATAGTTATCACAACCAAAGCGCGGCTGCGGGCGAAAACCCGTGAGCCGCGTCGTTTTTTCCTGCCTTTTCGCTGCACCTGCATCTAGTAACGTCCGGCAGGGCAGGCTAAACCCGGGGGACTGCGGCCTGCGTGCCAGTGGGCGCTGCCAGCCGAAATACGGGAGAGGCACGGGCATGTCCGATTTGCGTAAGATCATCATCGACGGACAAGAGGTCGAAGTGGACGGGGCGATGACCCTGATTCAGGCCTGTGAACAGGCCGGGGTCGAAGTCCCGCGATTCTGTTATCACGAACGTCTGTCGATTGCCGGAAACTGCCGGATGTGTCTGGTTGAGGTTGTGGGCGGTCCGCCCAAGCCTGCCGCTTCCTGCGCGATGCAGGTCCGCGATGTGCGCGGTGGCCGCAACGGCGAGTTGCCAGAGGTCAAAACAAACTCGCCTATGGTCAAAAAGGCCCGCGAAGGGGTGATGGAGTTCCTGCTCATCAACCACCCGCTGGATTGTCCGATCTGCGATCAGGGTGGCGAATGCGACCTGCAGGATCAGGCCATGGCCTATGGCGTTGATTTCAGCCGCTTCCGAGAACCCAAGCGCGCAGTAGACGATCTGGATCTTGGTCCGCTTGTTGAAACGCACATGACCCGCTGCATTTCCTGTACTCGCTGCGTGCGCTTCACGACAGAGGTCGCTGGAATCACTCAGATGGGCCAGACTGGGCGCGGCGAAGATTCCGAAATCACCAGTTATCTCAATGAGACACTTGATTCGAATTTGCAGGGCAACATCATTGATCTTTGCCCGGTGGGCGCGCTGGTTTCGAAACCCTACGCCTTTACCGCACGTCCTTGGGAGTTGACCAAGACCGAGACCATCGACGTGATGGATGCGCTGGGATCGAACATCCGGGTAGATACCAAGGGCCGCGAAGTGATGCGAATTCTGCCGCGCAACCATGATGGCGTGAATGAGGAATGGATTTCCGACAAGACCCGCTTTGTCTGGGACGGATTGCGTCGCCAGCGGCTGGACACACCCTATATTCGCGAAAATGGCAAGCTGCGCCCAGCAAGCTGGGGTGAGGCACTGTCAAAGGCTGCCGAAGCGCTTAAAGGTGCTGAAAAACCGGCGGGAATCATTGGCGATTTGGCCCCGGTCGAGGCGATCTATAGCCTCAAACAGATGATCGAGGGGCAGGGCGGTGTTGTCGAATGCCGCACCGATGGCGCGAAACTGCCCGCGGGCAACCGCTCGGGCTATGTGGGCACCGCAACGGTTGAGGAAATCGACACCGCAGAGATGATCCTGTTGATCGGGACCAACCCGCGCGATGAGGCACCAGTCCTGAACGCCCGCATCCGCAAGGCATGGACCGCAGGTGCCAAGGTGGCGCGTATCGGCAAGCCGGTTGATCTGACTTATGACGTGATCGAACTGGGCACGGGCCGTGAGGCGCTGGCCAAACTGGCCGAGATGGATCATTCCGACAAACACGATACGCCCGGTATCATGATCATCGGTCAAGGCGCGCTGACAGAGGCGGATGGCGCGGCGGTGCTGGGCACGGCCATGCAGACCGCTGCGGCCGGACAATCGAAATTCATGGTTCTGCACACAGCCGCGTCCCGCGTCGGGGCGATGGACGTTGACGCCACCAACGCGCGCGGCATGGAAGCGGTGCAGGACGCGGACGTGATCTATAACCTCGGTGCCGATGAGGTCGAGATCGGTGAGGGCGCTTTTGTCATCTATCAGGGCAGCCACGGCGACCGGGGCGCGCATCGCGCCGACGTGATCCTGCCGGGGGCCGCCTATACCGAAGAACAGGGCCTGTTCGTCAACACCGAAGGCCGCCCGCAACTGGCGCTGCGTTCGGGGTTTGCACCGGGTGATGCCAAGGAAAACTGGGCCGTCCTGCGGGCCTTGTCCGCAGAGGTGGGGGCGACACTGCCGTGGAACAATCTCGCTGAACTGCGTCAGGCGCTGGTGGCCGATGTGCCGCATCTGCAAGGCATCGACGAGGTGCCGGAAAACGAATGGCAGCCGCTGGAGGCGGGTCAGTTGGGCGATGCGGATTTCCGCTATGCCCTGCGGGATTTCTACCTGACCAACCCGATTGCGCGCGCCAGTGCCTTGATGGCGGACCTGTCCAAGGCCGCGCTAGACCGGGCATCGACGGCGCTTGCGGCGGAATAGGTGCGCGGGTTGGCGATCATATCCTTGCTGGCCGTGGCCAGCGGCCTGTCGGCCTGCACGCCCGAAGACCCGGAACCGCCGTTCATGCCGATCTATTCCGGTATCGAAACGCGGCTGCTGGACGGCGATCTGGTGCAGTTCGAGGTCGAGATGCGCGGCGCGCGAAACGCTGCGGATGTCGAGGATTATGCCGAATGCGCGGCGGCGCAGTATGCGTTGATCCGAGGTTACGGATTTGCGCGTCATTTGCGCACGACTGCTTACGAAGAGGGTGGCCTATGGCGCGGAGATGCGGTTTACACCATCTCGGCGGCGCTGCCCCGCGGGCTCAAGACCATCGACGCCGAAGTGGCGACGCTGGCCTGTGCCGAGAACGGAATACCGATGGTGTGAGGACCTGATGGAAAACTTCTTCGCCACGCCTTTGGGCATCTTTGTCATCATCTTTGCGCAATGCCTTGCGGTGCTGGGCTTTGTGATGATTTCGCTGCTCTTTCTTGTCTACGGCGACCGCAAGATCTGGGCCGCGGTCCAGATGCGGCGCGGGCCGAACGTGGTGGGCATCTATGGCCTGCTGCAGACCGTGGCCGACGCGCTGAAATATGTCGTTAAAGAGGTGGTCATCCCGGCGGGTGCCGACCGGACCGTCTTTATGCTGGCCCCATTGGCGAGTTTTGTGCTGGCGATGATCGCCTGGGCAGTGATCCCGTTCAGCGACGGGTGGGTGCTGGCAGATATCAATGTGGCCATCCTGTATGTCCTCGCGATCTCATCGCTTGAGGTTTACGGCGTGATCATGGGGGGCTGGGCGTCCAACTCCAAATATCCATTCCTTGGCTCGCTGCGCTCTGCGGCGCAGATGATTTCCTATGAGGTGGCGATCGGTCTGATCATCATCGGGGTGATTATCTCGACCGGATCGCTGAACTTTGGCGACATCGTTGCAGCACAGGACGGGCGGTTTGGGTTCTTCAGCTGGTATTGGCTGCCGCATTTCCCGATGGTCTTCCTGTTCTTCATCTCTTGCCTGGCAGAGACAAACCGCCCGCCGTTCGACCTGCCAGAGGCGGAATCGGAACTCGTCGCTGGCTATCAGGTTGAATACTCGGCAACGCCCTTCCTGCTGTTCATGGCCGGTGAATACATCGCGATCTTCCTGATGTGCGCACTGACCTCGCTGCTGTTCTTTGGCGGCTGGCTGTCGCCGATCCCGGGTCTGCCGGACGGTGCGCTGTGGATGGTCGGCAAGATGGCGTTCTTCTTCTTCATCTTCGCGATGGTGAAGGCGATCACACCGCGCTATCGCTATGACCAGTTGATGCGCCTTGGCTGGAAGGTCTTTCTGCCGTTCTCTCTGGTCTGGGTGGTCTTTGTGTCCTTCGCGGCCAAGTTCGGCTGGTTCTTTGACAGCTACGCGCGCTGGGTGACCGGGGGCTGATAATGTTGCCGGATCGGAAACATATCGTTTCGGACAGCCAAGGGGTGGTTGATGCCACCACGAGTGCGCCTGTGAGTGGTATCCTTGGGGCAGGGCCGCGCAATCCGCGCCGCTTTTGCCAACAGGGAGAACCCCATGTCTGATCTGAAATCCGCCATCCTCGACGCGAAATACGTCGATATGATCGACCTTGGTGATTTTGTCGTGCGTGACACCGGCCTGCCGGATGTGGACAGCGACGGCAACCTGATGCCGCAGGCGACAGAGATCGCCGCCGCCGTGTTCCGCTGGGCCGCTGACATGCAGGCCGCAGAGGCCGCGCGGGCCAAGACACCGGAGCCATCCAAAACGGCGGCGTTGAACGAATACGATGAACAGGGCGATCCGCTGATGGACGCGCCCACGGCCGAAAAGTTTGAGGCCGATCTGAACCAGATGACAGGGGAGCAAGGATAGCATGGCGACCATCGACTACGGCCGGGCCGCGAAGTACTTTCTGCTCGCAGACTTCGTGAAGGGGTTCCAGCTGGGCCTGAAGTATTTCTTTGCGCCCAAGGCAACCTTGAACTACCCGCATGAAAAGGGGCCGCTGTCGCCTCGGTTTCGGGGTGAACACGCGCTGCGCCGTTATCCCAACGGCGAGGAACGCTGTATCGCGTGCAAGCTGTGTGAGGCGATCTGCCCGGCGCAGGCCATCACCATCGACGCGGAACCGCGCGACGACGGCAGCCGCCGCACCACGCGCTACGACATCGACATGACCAAATGCATCTACTGCGGATTCTGCCAGGAGGCCTGCCCGGTCGACGCCATCGTCGAGGGGCCGAACTTTGAGTTCGCCACCGAGACCCGCGAAGAACTGTACTACGACAAGACCAAGCTGCTGGAGAATGGCGACCGCTGGGAAGCCGAGATTGCCCGCAACCTTGAACTTGATGCGCCTTACCGCTGAGCCCGAGAGACCGAGACCGCTTATGCCCCGCTGCCTGAACTTTGCTGTTGCTCTCTGCGCGCTCGCCTTTGCGGCGGGCGGCGGCATTGCAGCACAAGAGCCGGGGAGCGAGGCGTGGAACGCCAAGCGGGCGATGCTTTTTTCGCAGGTCTGCATGGCCGCGGCGCCGGATTTTGCCGACATCGACGATCGCGCCAAGGCCGCCGGCATGGCGCGGCAAAACGGCGTTTGGGTGGCAGAGCCGGAAATCGTGATCAACCTGATCGAACACGATGGGTTTTGCGACTGCATCATGAGCGTTTCTGCCCCGGATCAGGGGGCGATGATTGACAAGGTTTTTGGTCAGTTGATGACGGATTTCGGCACAGAGTTCACCGGAGTGCCGGACGGGTTTGCCAGTGTGGCACCGTTTCAGCGCGACGGGGTCGAAGTGGTTTCGATCCTTGAGCCGCGCAGCTATGAAGACGGAAAATGGCTGTCGGCCCGCACAGCCGTCTTTGGCAACTGCCCCATCCGCGAGGCCGGCAAATGACCGATCCCAAGACCCCATTCGAGCTGATGATGGAACAAGCGCAGGAGATGGCCAAGGCCTTCAACCCCGCGATGTCCGGCTTTGACCCCAAAGGGTTTGAAAAACTGTGGCCGACCATGTCCAAGGATGCCATGGAAATGTGGTTCGGCAAGGGCATGTCCAAGACCGGTCTGGACGCCAAGACCCGGCTTTTGCTGACGATTTCCGGCCTGACGAT
Encoded proteins:
- a CDS encoding DUF5333 domain-containing protein → MRLFLTPILCLTLATPVWAKTPLNQVSEIDDGLMAIAIADEIRKNCNDISARMIRAYRQIQALEKRAKALGYSDDEIDTYVNSSAEKKRMRKKAETWLASKGVAASDEKALCKFGRDDIARGGPVGFFLR
- a CDS encoding DUF3291 domain-containing protein codes for the protein MTQFHLAEFNIGTLRYDWDDPRVADFQNNLDKVFAIAERADGYVWHLKGPEMEAAQLDCTGPLGGNPRTASTLSVWRDLAALEHFVWKTVHKRFYDRRAEWYGPQTAWGGVRLVMWWVPHGHIPTITEAAARLTQLARDGDSDTAFGWDYARSTWGGAA
- a CDS encoding carboxymuconolactone decarboxylase family protein, whose amino-acid sequence is MTDPKTPFELMMEQAQEMAKAFNPAMSGFDPKGFEKLWPTMSKDAMEMWFGKGMSKTGLDAKTRLLLTISGLTMQGAQAETPFRLTVRHALEAGATPEEIAETIGHMSMFAGIPAMTRAMDLAREVIAENKDDET
- a CDS encoding DUF3291 domain-containing protein; translation: MTQYLAELNIGRLLAPTDDPRVAEFMANLDRINGLGKRMPGFVWMMEGAGEPGTGNTENAIGDDPQFVANLTVWEDVEALERFVWGTLHKQFYQRRAEWFELMGDQHFVMWWIPAGHRPTLQEGLARLDLLRRNGDSDDAFGWTHLAEARMWRSGLCASEAS
- the nuoI gene encoding NADH-quinone oxidoreductase subunit NuoI encodes the protein MATIDYGRAAKYFLLADFVKGFQLGLKYFFAPKATLNYPHEKGPLSPRFRGEHALRRYPNGEERCIACKLCEAICPAQAITIDAEPRDDGSRRTTRYDIDMTKCIYCGFCQEACPVDAIVEGPNFEFATETREELYYDKTKLLENGDRWEAEIARNLELDAPYR
- the nuoH gene encoding NADH-quinone oxidoreductase subunit NuoH produces the protein MENFFATPLGIFVIIFAQCLAVLGFVMISLLFLVYGDRKIWAAVQMRRGPNVVGIYGLLQTVADALKYVVKEVVIPAGADRTVFMLAPLASFVLAMIAWAVIPFSDGWVLADINVAILYVLAISSLEVYGVIMGGWASNSKYPFLGSLRSAAQMISYEVAIGLIIIGVIISTGSLNFGDIVAAQDGRFGFFSWYWLPHFPMVFLFFISCLAETNRPPFDLPEAESELVAGYQVEYSATPFLLFMAGEYIAIFLMCALTSLLFFGGWLSPIPGLPDGALWMVGKMAFFFFIFAMVKAITPRYRYDQLMRLGWKVFLPFSLVWVVFVSFAAKFGWFFDSYARWVTGG
- the nuoG gene encoding NADH-quinone oxidoreductase subunit NuoG, which encodes MSDLRKIIIDGQEVEVDGAMTLIQACEQAGVEVPRFCYHERLSIAGNCRMCLVEVVGGPPKPAASCAMQVRDVRGGRNGELPEVKTNSPMVKKAREGVMEFLLINHPLDCPICDQGGECDLQDQAMAYGVDFSRFREPKRAVDDLDLGPLVETHMTRCISCTRCVRFTTEVAGITQMGQTGRGEDSEITSYLNETLDSNLQGNIIDLCPVGALVSKPYAFTARPWELTKTETIDVMDALGSNIRVDTKGREVMRILPRNHDGVNEEWISDKTRFVWDGLRRQRLDTPYIRENGKLRPASWGEALSKAAEALKGAEKPAGIIGDLAPVEAIYSLKQMIEGQGGVVECRTDGAKLPAGNRSGYVGTATVEEIDTAEMILLIGTNPRDEAPVLNARIRKAWTAGAKVARIGKPVDLTYDVIELGTGREALAKLAEMDHSDKHDTPGIMIIGQGALTEADGAAVLGTAMQTAAAGQSKFMVLHTAASRVGAMDVDATNARGMEAVQDADVIYNLGADEVEIGEGAFVIYQGSHGDRGAHRADVILPGAAYTEEQGLFVNTEGRPQLALRSGFAPGDAKENWAVLRALSAEVGATLPWNNLAELRQALVADVPHLQGIDEVPENEWQPLEAGQLGDADFRYALRDFYLTNPIARASALMADLSKAALDRASTALAAE